One Bacteroidota bacterium DNA segment encodes these proteins:
- a CDS encoding tyrosine-type recombinase/integrase, translating into MVGKRREIYDLPRAKKEWKLPTVFAEEEVKSILQALDNLKHKTILCLGYACGLRVSEIVNMKLKDIDSKRMVITIRQGKGKKDRQVMLSEKLLLMMREYFKVYKPKEWLFEGQSGEQYSTRSAQLILKAAKEKAGVNKKGSIHALRHSFATHLLEGGTDLISIKELLGHNSLSTTSIYTHVSKKQLSKIQSPLDKLI; encoded by the coding sequence GTGGTAGGTAAACGCCGGGAAATCTATGATTTGCCGAGAGCCAAAAAAGAATGGAAACTACCCACGGTTTTTGCCGAAGAAGAGGTAAAAAGTATCCTCCAGGCTTTGGATAACTTAAAACATAAGACCATTCTGTGCTTGGGATATGCCTGCGGACTGCGGGTGAGTGAGATCGTGAACATGAAGCTGAAAGATATTGACAGCAAACGCATGGTCATCACCATCCGGCAAGGGAAAGGGAAAAAAGACAGGCAAGTAATGCTTTCCGAAAAGCTCTTATTGATGATGCGGGAATATTTTAAAGTTTATAAACCTAAAGAGTGGCTGTTTGAGGGGCAAAGCGGAGAACAATACAGCACCCGAAGCGCGCAGTTAATCTTAAAGGCCGCCAAGGAAAAAGCCGGTGTGAATAAGAAAGGCAGTATACATGCCCTTCGCCATTCCTTTGCAACCCATTTACTGGAAGGGGGTACTGATTTAATAAGTATTAAAGAACTGCTGGGTCATAATAGTCTTTCAACCACCAGCATTTATACCCATGTAAGCAAAAAGCAACTGAGCAAAATACAATCACCTTTAGATAAATTGATTTAG
- the nuoH gene encoding NADH-quinone oxidoreductase subunit NuoH: protein MELSLFIEKAVIILVVFGITMFIALYSTFAERKVAGFIQDRPGPNRAGWGGIFQPLADGLKMFTKEDFIPNTPNKFLFILGPGLFIVTALMTSVVIPWGATLDLFGRKILLQATDINIAILFVFGTVSVGVYGIMIGGWASNNKYSLMGAVRASSQMISYEIAMGLSIIAVLMMTESLSLRTITEQQHGFWDANSNWLSWNIFKQPIAFLIFLICAFAETNRTPFDLPECESELVGGYHTEYSSMKLGFYLFAEYINMFISSAIIAIIFFGGYNYPGMDWISNMLGGNIATLLGVAVLFAKIFFFIFFYMWVRWTVPRFRYDQLMDLGWKVLIPLAIVNILITGGVILLWQ, encoded by the coding sequence ATGGAACTATCCCTCTTCATAGAAAAAGCAGTCATCATTCTCGTTGTCTTTGGCATCACGATGTTCATTGCCCTCTACTCTACCTTTGCCGAAAGAAAAGTCGCAGGATTCATTCAAGACCGTCCCGGGCCTAACCGCGCCGGATGGGGTGGTATCTTTCAACCCTTAGCCGACGGACTTAAAATGTTTACCAAAGAAGACTTCATTCCCAACACCCCCAACAAATTCCTATTCATCCTCGGCCCCGGCCTATTTATCGTCACCGCCCTCATGACCAGCGTCGTCATCCCTTGGGGCGCTACACTCGACCTATTCGGACGCAAAATCCTATTACAAGCTACCGACATCAACATAGCCATCCTCTTCGTCTTTGGAACCGTCTCCGTGGGTGTTTACGGCATCATGATTGGCGGATGGGCCTCCAACAACAAATACTCCCTGATGGGTGCCGTTCGCGCATCCTCACAAATGATTTCCTACGAAATTGCTATGGGTCTTTCCATCATTGCCGTACTAATGATGACCGAAAGCCTCAGCCTACGCACCATCACCGAGCAACAACACGGCTTCTGGGACGCTAACAGCAACTGGCTCTCCTGGAACATATTCAAACAACCCATTGCCTTCCTCATTTTCCTCATCTGCGCCTTTGCCGAAACCAACCGAACCCCCTTCGACCTACCCGAATGCGAAAGCGAACTGGTAGGAGGCTACCACACCGAATACTCCTCCATGAAACTCGGCTTCTACCTCTTTGCCGAATACATCAACATGTTCATCTCCTCCGCCATCATCGCCATCATCTTCTTTGGCGGCTATAACTATCCCGGAATGGACTGGATATCAAACATGCTCGGCGGCAACATCGCCACCCTACTGGGTGTCGCCGTCCTCTTTGCCAAAATCTTCTTCTTTATCTTCTTCTACATGTGGGTGCGCTGGACCGTTCCTCGCTTCCGCTACGACCAACTGATGGACTTAGGCTGGAAAGTTCTAATCCCCCTCGCCATCGTCAACATCCTCATCACCGGCGGAGTAATACTGCTGTGGCAATAA
- a CDS encoding (2Fe-2S)-binding protein — MKVTIDGISVEVEPGTTILNAARKIGGDLVPPAMCYYSKLDGSGGKCRVCLVEVSKGSDADPRPMPKLVASCCTPIMDGMEVKNMISPKVQDMRKGVVEFLLINHPLDCPICDQAGECDLQNLSFNFGVANKRYEEERRTFDKIDIGDKIQLHMTRCILCYRCVLVADQLTDQRVHGVMSRGDAAEISTHIQNVVENDMSGNMIDVCPVGALTDKTFRFKSRVWFLKPYNAHRNCTKCCGKAAVWMFGKEIYRVTTRKDEFREVESDENGKPEFICNECRFERKDLNDWVIEGPRKKEKWSVINQNNYIQKLEPVEIDTDERLLTGRKEDQKAISMNNINTEEQTLSDGK; from the coding sequence ATGAAAGTAACCATAGACGGAATAAGCGTCGAAGTAGAGCCGGGAACCACTATCCTCAATGCAGCGCGTAAAATAGGCGGTGATTTAGTTCCACCCGCCATGTGCTATTATAGCAAGTTAGATGGAAGCGGTGGCAAGTGTCGTGTTTGTTTAGTAGAAGTAAGCAAAGGAAGTGATGCCGATCCGCGCCCTATGCCCAAGTTAGTGGCATCTTGTTGTACGCCGATAATGGACGGCATGGAAGTGAAAAACATGATCAGCCCCAAAGTGCAGGACATGCGCAAAGGAGTAGTTGAATTTCTCTTAATCAACCATCCTTTAGATTGTCCTATTTGCGATCAGGCTGGTGAATGCGATTTGCAAAACCTCAGCTTTAATTTTGGGGTGGCAAACAAGCGATATGAAGAGGAGCGGAGAACCTTTGATAAAATAGATATTGGCGACAAAATCCAACTACACATGACCCGTTGCATCCTCTGCTACCGGTGCGTGCTCGTTGCCGATCAACTCACAGACCAACGGGTTCATGGGGTGATGAGTCGCGGAGATGCTGCGGAGATTTCTACTCACATTCAAAATGTCGTTGAGAACGATATGAGCGGGAACATGATTGATGTCTGTCCCGTAGGAGCCTTAACTGATAAGACTTTCCGCTTCAAATCAAGAGTATGGTTCCTCAAGCCCTATAATGCTCATCGAAATTGCACCAAATGTTGCGGAAAAGCCGCTGTTTGGATGTTTGGCAAAGAAATCTATCGGGTCACAACGCGCAAAGACGAATTTCGTGAAGTAGAAAGCGACGAAAACGGAAAGCCTGAATTTATCTGCAACGAATGTCGCTTTGAAAGGAAAGATTTGAACGATTGGGTTATTGAAGGCCCGCGCAAAAAGGAAAAATGGAGTGTCATTAACCAGAATAATTACATCCAAAAACTTGAACCGGTAGAAATTGATACCGACGAGCGGCTGCTTACCGGAAGAAAAGAAGACCAGAAAGCGATTAGCATGAACAATATCAATACAGAAGAACAAACACTTAGCGACGGAAAATAA
- a CDS encoding fibronectin type III domain-containing protein has product MNMQLLILILTVYNAKNGLRNIAPMQLVERWRICIKAQTANAHFPFPNPTLLAQAAMCLRLEKAIQAAESGDRNKIAFRNEVFEEAKDMFRLMVFYVNNIAKGNREIIRSAGLEEKKGKGSSVLPGQVKKLKAVYHGVGKIKLLWKGMAKKEIYYHIEFTTDPVKGTWQKTKNGTKDDNYIVSDLVPGVEYFFRVRASNSLGGGDWSEVANFRCG; this is encoded by the coding sequence ATGAATATGCAACTACTCATCCTCATTCTTACTGTTTACAATGCCAAGAATGGCCTGCGCAATATCGCTCCTATGCAACTGGTGGAGCGCTGGAGAATATGCATCAAGGCCCAGACGGCAAATGCTCATTTCCCTTTTCCAAACCCCACGCTGCTGGCGCAGGCTGCTATGTGCCTCCGTTTGGAAAAAGCCATACAGGCAGCGGAGAGCGGCGACCGGAATAAAATTGCTTTTCGCAACGAGGTGTTTGAGGAAGCCAAAGATATGTTCCGCCTCATGGTGTTTTACGTAAACAATATAGCCAAAGGCAACCGTGAAATCATTCGCAGTGCAGGCCTGGAGGAAAAGAAAGGCAAAGGCTCTTCCGTCCTGCCCGGACAGGTAAAAAAGCTGAAGGCGGTTTATCATGGTGTGGGCAAGATCAAACTGCTCTGGAAAGGCATGGCCAAAAAAGAAATATACTATCACATCGAATTTACCACCGACCCGGTAAAAGGCACTTGGCAAAAAACCAAGAACGGTACGAAGGATGATAACTATATCGTGTCCGACCTCGTGCCGGGCGTAGAATATTTCTTCCGCGTCCGCGCATCAAACTCGCTGGGTGGCGGTGATTGGAGCGAGGTGGCAAATTTTAGGTGTGGGTAG
- a CDS encoding phage integrase N-terminal SAM-like domain-containing protein, with product MISIFEEQVYSAIMNEYHLKALKATKEKLRLLNYSDNTIRNYINWLQYFFERFPEQRPSQISKKKSWSFFRLPGEGKNGAARRKTKLSMLLNSFLNKW from the coding sequence ATGATTTCTATATTTGAAGAACAAGTTTATTCAGCTATTATGAATGAATACCACCTCAAAGCCCTTAAAGCGACCAAGGAAAAACTCCGGTTGTTGAATTACAGCGACAATACTATCCGCAACTATATCAACTGGTTGCAATATTTTTTTGAGCGCTTTCCTGAACAAAGACCTTCGCAAATCAGCAAAAAGAAATCATGGAGTTTTTTTCGCTTACCGGGAGAAGGGAAAAATGGAGCAGCTCGGCGCAAAACCAAATTATCAATGCTATTAAATTCTTTTTTGAACAAGTGGTAG